The Desulfonatronum lacustre DSM 10312 region TCCCGCCTGACCCGATCCGCGGTGGCCGCTGTCCTGGGCTTTCTGATCTGCTACGCCTTTTCCAAACAGCTCTTCGGGATCATGATGCTGCCGCTGATGGAGGTCATGCCGCCGGAGAGCACCCTGATCTTCACCGGCCTACCCGAAGCCTTCTTCACCTACGTCAAAACGGCCTTTGTGGCCGGTTTGTTTCTGGTCAGTCCGTATATCTTCTACCAGATATGGCAATTCATCGCCCCGGGACTGTACGAGCACGAACGCAAGTACATGATCCCCATCGCCGCGATTTCCGCCTTGTTTTTCATCAGCGGCGCGTTGTTCGGCTACTACATCGTCTTTCCCTTTGGCTTCGAATTCTTCATGGGCTATGCGGACGAAATGATCCGGCCCATGCCCAGCCTCAGGGAGTATTTCAGCTTTTCACTGAAACTGCTCCTGGCCTTTGGGGTGATTTTCGAACTGCCTCTGTTCATCTTCTTTCTGGCCCGGCTGGGCCTGGTCACTCCCGCTTCGCTGCGCAAAAAACGCAAGTACGCCATTCTGCTCTCTTTCGTGGTCGCGGCCATCCTCACTCCGCCGGACGGGATCACTCAGATTCTGATGTCCGGTCCCTTGATCATTCTCTACGAAATCAGCATCTACGTGGCCCACTTCTTCGGCAAGAAAAAGAAGCCCAAGCCCACGGACGACGAAGAAGAGGACGCGAAGCAATGATCACTCCAGGACAGGCCCGAAGCATGACCGGCTTTGGAACGTGCCAAGTCCAAGACGACCATGGACGGCAAAGCTGGGAGATTCGCACGGTCAATTCCCGGTATCTGGAAGTGAAATGGCGGATTCCCGGATACTGTCGCCGTCTGGAAAGCGCTTGGGAGAAAATCGTCCGCGACCACCTGGCCAGGGGCCGGGTGGAGATCAGCCTGGACCTTCGGCTCAGCCGTCCGGACGCCGCTTGCCCTACCCTGGACACGGCCCAGGCCAGGGGCATGGTGGACCAGATGCGCGCCCTGGCGGAACAGACCGATATTCCCTTTCACCCTGACCTGAATCAACTGTTTCATCACAGCGGCTTGTGGCGGGACCCTTCAGGAGATCTGCCCGAGTCATTGGTCGATTCCCTGGTCGCCGGTCTGCGGACCGCGCTGAGGGATGTCCAGGAAACCCGCTCCAGGGAAGGGCGAGCCCTCAGCGTGGATATCCTTGAACGGTTGGAGCACTTGTCGCGGATCTCGACCACTATCCGCGACCAGGTTTCCCAACTCGCCCCAAAACGCATGGAAGTGTTGCGCGAACGGGTCGATGCGTTGCTCCAAGGGTGCAATCAGCACCGGGAGTCGGCACCGCTGGTGTTGGACGAACCCAGGCTGCTGCAGGAATTCGCCCTGCTCGCGGATCGGCTGGACGTCAGCGAGGAACTCACTCGCTTGTCCGCGCATCTGAACGAAGCGGTCAGGATTCTGACCAAGCTCCCTGATCCCGGACGACGCCTGGATTTTCTGTTTCAGGAATGTCTGCGGGAGATCTCCACCTGCGGCAACAAGACCCAGGACGCGGACATCAGCCGCGACGTCGTGGCGTTCAAGGCGGAACTGGAAAAGTGTCGGGAACAGGTCCAAAACCTGGAATAACCGCTCCATCAACTTTCAGCCGAGGAGGAAGAGGTCCATGTCCAAAACAAGCCTGCTGAACATCGGGTACGGCAATTTCGTCGTCAGTTCCAGAATCATCACCATCGTCAACCCGACATCCTCTCCCATGCGCCGACTGCGCGAAGAGGCCAAGGCGGACAAACGACTGATCGACGCCACACAGGGCCGAAAGACGCGCTCCATCGTCATTACGGATTCCAATCACGTCATTCTCTCCGCCATTCAGGCCGAAACAATCGGACAGCGTTACACGGTCCGCGACGACGGCCCGGACGAAGACAAGTAGCATGGCCGGAGAACCAGGACGGTCCCGTCAGGGCATCCTTATGGTGATCAGCGCCCCCTCGGGTACGGGCAAAAGCACGCTGATCAACCGGTTACGCGCCGAATTCCCCCGCCTGGCCTTTTCGGTGTCCTACACGACCCGAGCTCCCAGAGCCGGTGAACAAAACGGACGGGAGTATCATTTCGTCGACATGGAGACGTTTATCCGCCTCCGCGATGCGGACGAACTGGCCGAATGGGCGGAAGTCCACGGCAATTTCTACGGAACCTCCAGACCGGCGGTCCAGGCGATGTTGGAACAGGGTCTGGACGTACTGTTCGACATCGACGTCCAGGGATCCCGGCAACTGCGCCAAGCCTTTGCCCAGGGCGCGTTCATTTTTCTCTTTCCTCCCTCAATGCGGGTTTTGGAACAACGACTGCGCGGCAGAGGCACCGAAACCGAGGAATCCCTGGCCAAACGCCTGGCCAACGCCCGCCGGGAACTGGAACAGGCGGATTTTTTCGATTACTGGATCGTGAACAACGACCTGGAGTCGGCCTATCGGGATCTACGCAGCGTGTACCAGGCCGAAGGCCTGCGCAAGTCGTGCAACGCCGGACTCGTGGAGCAGGTCCTGGCCAACTGATCTCCCGAGGAGCCCATGCCTGAACTGATCGTCGCCCTGGATACGCCGGATCTGAATTCAGCTCTGCATCTCGTCGACCGGCTGCGGCGGCACACGCGCTGGTTCAAGGTCGGTCTGGAACTGTTCTCCGCGGTCGGCCCTCGGGTCGTGGAGACCCTGCGTTCCAGGGACTGCGATGTTTTTCTGGACCTGAAATATCTGGACATCCCGAACACGGTCCAGGCCGCCGCCCGGGTCGCGGCAGGCCTGGGCGTGAACATGCTCACCATCCATTTGTCCGGCGGGCAACGGATGGTTCAGGCCGCCCTGGAGGGCGTCCGCCGAGGAACTCCCTCTTCCGCGTCTGTTCCCTTGGTGGTTGGGGTGACGATGCTCACCAGCCTGAATCAGGAAGATCTTTCCTGGATGGCGAAACCCGGTGACAAAGCCGCTCCCGATCCGGGCGGCCTGGCTCTTGTCTTGGCCGAGCACGCCCGCCGATGGGGCGTGGACGGCGTGGTCTGTTCCGCCCAGGAAGCGGCCGGGATCAAATCCATCACCGACGCGGCCTGTATCTGCGTCACACCGGGAATCCGCATGCCGTCCGACCAACAAACCAAAATCGCGCAGGACGATCAATCCCGGGCCCTCACTCCGGCCGAAGCCGTAGCCGCCGGCAGCGACTATCTGGTGGTGGGCCGCCCCATCACCAGAGCGGACGACCCGGCCCGAGCCGCGGAATCCATTATGCAATCCATGGCAGCGACGATTGAAAGGAGGCATCCATGGCCGAACCTTCCGTGAAAACTCCGTCCAATGAACACAGCCGACAAACCAAGGAGCGAATCAAAGGCGTTTTTTCTTCCCAGGTGCTGACCAAGATCGGTACCGGCACGACGATGCGCAAGAGCATCCAGAAAAGTTATTTTTTCGTCCAGGAACTGGACGACGGGACCATTGAAGTCCAGCCGCTGAACGTAAACTACGTGCCCTCCGGCCCGAAACAGATTTTGTCCAAGGATGAATTTCTGGAAAAATTTTCACCGGAGCCGGAATTCTACACCATTACGGTCATGCCCAAAATGCGGGAGTTGGAGAAGACCATTGCCCGAGGCGACCGGCACCGCAAGCGCGGCGAGACGTTCAGCGCGGAAATGGAATACGGCAGTGCCGTCAGGGTCGACGAAGAAAACGTCCGCGCCAATTTCGGATTGGGATTGACCTACCTGGAGCGTGGGGCCACGGACAAGGCCCAGGATATTTTCGAACGTCTGGTCAAACTGGAAGCGGCGTATGAGTCGGAGCACAAACATCTGTTCAATGAATTCGGCATCAACCTGCGCAAAAACAAGATGATCGACCAAGCCCTGGATTACTATGCCCGAGCCCTGGAGCTTTCGAAGAACGACGAGAACCTTTACTACAATATCGCCCGGGTCTGCCTCGAAAAAAAAGACATCCCAAAAACCGTCGAAATGCTGACCAAAGCCCTGGAGATCAACCCGGAAATGCCGGAAGCCCATAAATTTATGGACTTCCTTAAAAGCAAAGGCTTGGCCAAGACGTAATCCAACGAAACGCAATCTCACGATTCGCTCCGTCGGTCACGTCATGCTTCGAGACCTAACCTCAAAGGGAGTTTCGGTGGCCTTTCACACCAGAGGGCAGGATTTTTTAAACCAAATACCAGAAATCCAACAGGATCTTCCGGTTTCCCCGCAACTGTTCCAGACGCTGTTTTTGCTGACCAGCGAGCAATCCAGTTCGTCGCTGGTGGACATCGCCAAGGTCGTCGAGAAAGATCAGGGACTGACCGTTCGCATTCTGACCATGGCCAATTCGGCCTATTACGGATTGCAGTCCCAAGTCGGCTCCGTGCATCGGGCCGTGATGATCCTGGGACTCCAGGAAGTCCGTAAACTGGTTCTGCTTTTGAACATCCGCTCCCTGGAACAACGCTTGGATGCTACCCTGTTCGACGTTTCGACCCATTGGCGACACCAAGTGGACGTGGCCCATGCCGCCAAAATCATGGCCGGCCACGCTCCGGGCGCGGATCCTGAGGAACTGTTCACCATCGGCCTGCTCCATGACCTGGGCAAGATGATCACCGCCCTGTACCGCCCCGACGACTGGAAAGCCATCCTCGAGCTTCGTTCGACGAAGAATGTTCCGCTGTTCATGGCCGAAGACGCCTATTGGGGGCTGGACCACGCCCTGATCGGCGCGATGACCCTGAAATCCTGGTTTTTGCCCGCTTCCCTGACCGAACCCATCAACTGGCATCATGCCCCTGAGCTGGCCAAGGATTTCGGGATGCAAGCCAGGATGATCCGGCTGGCGGACGTTCTGGTGCTTCATCAGCTTGATCATCATGGACGCGACTGGCCCGAAACAAATCTTCCCGCCAAGGACATTCGCGACCTCCAGCTTCCTGAAGACCTCGAACACAATTTAATTCCCGAAATGCGGGCCTCGGGCCGGACCGATCTGTTCCTGCGGGGCCTGGGAATTGCCGCATAAAGCCCCAAAAATCCTTCTGATCAGCACCGTCCCTTGTCATCATCATGCACACACTCCCCACCTTCCCCGACAAAACGTGGAGGTTTCGCTCCGCTTTGCCCGAACGACGTCACGTCAGGAACCTGGCCGCCGACCTGGATATTTCCCCGCTTCTGGTCAATCTGCTCTGGAGCCGCGGAGTACGCACGACCGAGGAAATGGATTTGTTCCTGTCTCCCGGACTGCGACATCTGGCCCAACCGGAGCAATGGTGCGGCCTGACCGCTGCCGGAGAAACCCTTGCCAAAGCCATCGCCCAAGGCAGGAAACCGGCCATTTGGGGCGACTACGACGTGGACGGGATTACCAGCACCGCGCTCCTGCTGCTTTTTTTCCAGGCCAGAGGCGTCGAGGCGGACCACCATATTCCCCATCGACAGACCGAGGGCTACGGACTGAACATTACCGGTATCGAGGACCTGGCCCGGCGCGGGATCGGCTTGTTGATCACCGTGGACTGCGGCATCAGCCATCTCCGGGAAGTGGCCCGGGCCAAGGAATTGGGCATGACCGTGGTGGTTTCCGACCACCATCTGCCCGGCCCCGACCTTCCGGCCGCGGACGCGATCATGAACCCCAAGATCGGCGACTGCCCGTGCCCCAATCTGGCCGGGGTGGGCGTGGCCTTTCTTCTGGCCGCGGTGCTCAACCGGATGCTTCCCGGCGAACCTCTGGACATGCGTCAATTTCTGGATCTGGTAGCCTTGGGCACTGTGGCGGACATCGTGGAACTGACCGGACAAAACCGGATTCTGGCCAAGAACGGTCTGACCATGCTCAAGGAGGGCAAACGTCCGGGCATCCTGGCCCTGAAGGAAGTCTGCGGATATAAACCAGGCGCGGTGCTGGACGAGGACCGGGTGGGGTTTGGTCTGGCCCCCCGGATCAATGCCGCTGGCCGGCTGGGTCATGCCGAAACCGCCCTGCGCCTGCTGCTGGCCCGAGAGATGACCGAGGCCAGGGAACTGGCCAAGGAATTGGACGGCTACAACACCCACCGCCGGGACATCGGCAAGGAAATCCAGGAGGAAGCCCTGCGCCTGGCCCTGGAGCAAAAAGACCGCTTCGGACTGGTGCTGCACGCCCCGCACTGGCACGAGGGCGTCATCGGGATCATCGCCTCCAAGGTGGCGGAAACCCATTACCGCCCGGCCATCATCCTCACGGACCACGAATCCGGCCACCTCAAGGGGTCCGGGCGGAGCATCCCGGAGTTTTCGCTCTACGAGGGGCTCGTGGCCTGCCAACACCTGCTGGACGGTTTCGGCGGTCACAGCCAGGCCGCCGGGCTACGGCTACGCCGGGACAACCTCGCGGCCTTTCAGGAAGCCTTCAATGCCGCGGCGGCCCGGGCCCTGGACAATACCCCGCCCAAGCCCACCCTGATCCTGGACGCGCCATTGAACTTCGGGGAAATCGACTACGATCTGCTCAAGGAGCTGGAACTCCTGGCCCCTTACGGCGCGGACAACCCAAAGCCGCTGTTTCTCTCCCCTTCGGTGACCGTGCGCAACCGCAAACCAGTGGGCGCGGACCATGTATTCCTGGATCTGCGCGACGACGAGGCCGGGGTGACCATGCGGGCCAAGGCCTGGAATCAGGCCGAAAACCTGCCCCGAAGCGTTGCCGGGAAGTCCATGTTCCTGGCCTACACTCCGAAATTCAACGAATTCAACGGCGTGACCAGCATCGAACTGGCCTTGCGGGACTGGGCGCTTCAGGGATGACGCCGTGCACGTTCATCACCACACGACCTTGCAATCCCAGGGCGGCACGGCCCGTGTCGCCCTCAACCTCATGGACTGGCTTTCCAGGCAAGGGGTCACCAGCTCCCATTCCTTCGAGATCCAGGACGGCGCCGACTCCGGAGAGCGTCTTCAACCATCCGCGGTTGCCGAGCATGTCCGCCATTCAACCAACCTTCCAAGCAGCCAAATCGTCGTCCACCTTCACGGCTCAGGCGACTGGCCCACGTGCCTGGAAGGATTCGCGGCCAACCCTCACGGGCTGGTAATCACCCTCCACGACTGTCGCCTGCTCACCGGAGGCTGCGCCTATCCCCTGGAGTGCGGGTTCTGGAAAACCGGTTGCCGGGAGGCCTGCCCCCAAAACCTGCCCGCTCCCGCCCACCACCATCAGGCCGTTTTCCGGCTGCTGGCAACGCTCCGTCCGCTCCTGATCTCCCCCTCCGCCTGGCTGAGCCGCATGGTCCGGGAAAGCCATCCCCAGGCCCAAATCCAAACCATCCCAAACGCCGTCCCGGAAAAGCCCGGCCCATTGGCAATCAAATCAGCCGCCGTCAAAACGGCCATGAAGCGGGAACTGGGCATCGACGTCGCGGGGAAAGTCGTCCTCTTCGTGGCCCATGGCGGCAAGCAGGCCAGGTACAAAGGTGGACACCTGTGGGACCGGATCTGGAAACACATTAAGAAGGGCGAGCCCCGGGCCGTGGCTCTGGCCGTGGGCGGAGACGCTCTGCGCCGTTCGGGTGACTTTCTCGAGCTGCCCTATCTGGACCAGGAACACCTCTCCCGCTGCATGAACGCGGCGGACGTACTGGTCTATCCCAGCCTGGCGGACAACCACCCCCTGATCATTCTCGAAGCCATGTCCCGCGGCCTGCCCTGCGCGGCCTTTGCCAGCGGCGGCATTCCCGAACAGATCATCCATGAGCACAGCGGATTGCTGGCGCCTTTGGGCGACGTGAACCGCCTGGCCGCCTCGGCCCTGAACATTCTCAGAAATCCACGCCTCGGCAACCAGCTTGCCAAAACCGCCCAGGACCGCTTTATCCGACTGTTCCAAATGGAACACATGGGCCATCGTCACCTTCGGCTCTACGCCGACCTGCCGCGATTCTGACCGGACAGGGCCGCCTCGCGTTCCAACAGCGTGGGGTGGGAATAGTGGAATGCGCTGTACAGGGGGTGGGGGGTCAGGTTGGAGAGGTTCTTCTCACTGAGTTTGCGCAGGGCCCCGATCATCGGGTCGGCGCCCGGTCCTTTTTCCCGGGCGAAACGGTCCGCCTGATATTCATGGTTGCGGGAAAGCCGGTTCATCAGCGGAGAAAGCCAAAACGTGAACAGCCCGGCCACCAGGGCGAAGAGCAGAAAAGCCGGTCCCGCGCCGCTTTGCGCGTGGTGAAACCCGAACGCTTCGATGAACGCCGGGCTTTGCAGCAGCCAGGCCAACAGCGCGAAGGAGACCAGCCCGAATCCGGCGGACAGGGCCAGCATTTTCGGAATATGGCCGAGTTTGTAGTGGCCGATTTCATGGGCCAGCACGGCTTCCAACTCCTCCTCCGACAACTGCTCGATCAAGGTGTCGAAGAGTACGATCCGCCGGAACCGCCCGAACCCGGTGAAAAAGGCGTTGGAATGGCCGGACCGCTTGCTGCCGTCCATGACCTGGATGGTCTTGGCCTTGAACCCGGTCCGGTCCGCCAGGGCCATCAGCCGCTGTCGCAGTTCGCCCTCCGGAAGCGGGGTCAGCGTGTTGAACCAGGGCAGGATCAGCATGGGGTAGAGCACCATCATCACCAACTGAAAGACGAAAAAGACCACAAAGGCCCAGATCCACCACCAAGGTCCGATCCAGTCGATCAGGAATAATATCCCGGCCAGCAGGGGCAGGGCGATGATCACGCCCAGGATCAGCCCCTTGATCTTGTCCGTGATCCACAACCGCATCGTGCTGTTGTTGAATCCGAATCGCTCCTCCAGCCGAAACTGGGCATGGTGATCCAGGGGCAGGCCGGGCAGGGAGAGCAGGATCATCACGGCAACCAGATACAACCCCTCCCGCCAGACCGAAGCCGACGACCCACCGCCGAACAGGTCGTACGCCCACGGCAGCAGCCCGGAAAAAAGCACCGCCACAAGGACCACCGCTCCATACACCTCGCCGAACAGCCCAAACCGGCTTTTGGCCAGGGTGTATTCCACGGACTTGCGATACGTCGCCTCATCCATCACCTCGCGCAAGGCCTTTGGCGGCGCATGCCTCCGGCGGCGTACTTCGCGCATGTTCAAAAGAATCAACCAGCCTTCCCAAATCACCTTGGCGAGCAAGGCGGCCGAAACCACGATGAGAATCAATGTTTGCATCTTTATAAAATCATATATTACAAGTTGGTAAGTTTACTAATCGTTTTTGGCTTCATGAACCACGGCTCCGAAGCGCGACGGATCCAATTCCTGTTGCAGCACTTCCAGATTCACCCGCAGGGCGTCCTCCAGATCCCGGACTTGGTTCAACAGGTCTTCGATTCCTTCGCGCACCCGGCGCAGGGATTCGGTTTCCGCCGGGGCGTCCAGGGCCTGGACCAGTTGCTCCGGCGGGGGGAGGTCGCCGGAGCGGGTCAAGGCGACGGAAACGAGCAGGTATCCCGGAAAAAGGCTGATCAGGAACACCGCCACGGCGGTCAGATAAAAATCAAAGGGCAGCCATTCCCCGGCCAGCCAACCGAGAACCAGGCGCAGGGCGGCATGGCCGAAGACCAGCACCGGCAGGAGATTGCCCGCCAGGGTGTGTGCGAGGCCCAGGCGCTGGACGGCCAGTTGGTCGGCACTGGCAAGCACGGCTTGTTCCAAGCGCTCTTGGAAAATTTCCCGGGTGCGCTGGTCCTGCTCCAAGTGTTCCGACGTCCGGGGCAACACGCCTTGGGAGCGCAGCACGTTCAGGCTTTGATGCAGCAGTCGGGCCGTCCAAAGGGCCTGCTCCGCTTCAGGCGACGAAGCCGGTGGTTCAGGAACTGATGGTTTCGCGCCGTCCAGCCGGTCCAGTCCGAGGTCCTGCAAGGTTCTGCGCGCATCCTGGACGACCTCGGTCAATCGGCGTTCCTCTTCAGCGGAAAACCCTTGCAGGATGGTCCGCATGGGTAAAATCCCCTGCCAGGCGGCCTTGGCCGCGTGCCACCCGGCCCGGAGCATCCTGGTCAGGGACGGCCCGCCCGCGGACATCCTGGCCAGGTGATAGGCCAGGCCGGAAAAGGCCAGCCGCCCGCGCATCCACACCGGCAGGGCCAGGAAGCCGCCCACGCGGCCCGGAGCGGCCCGCCAGGCCTGTTCCCGAATGATCCGGCGCAGCATGTCCCGGCTTTGGGGCGTGGATACGGCTCGCAAAAAGACCGAGCGCACCCGCTGGTCCAATTCCCGCTCATGGGTCAACAGGGTTTGATGCAACGTCTCCAGGTCTCCGCGCGCTGATCCGGAAAGGGCGTGCCGGATCTGGTTGAATGCGTCCTCCACGCGCAGAGCCCGGACCTGCTCCCTGGCCCGGTGGGCGAACAGGGCCGCGCGCAGCCGTTCCAGACGCTCGTTCAACCCATTTGCACCGTTTTGCGCCGCCACCGCACTGACCGCGAAAAAACCGTCCAGGTCCAGGTCAAAGCCCAGTTCCCGCACCCGGCCCAGAAAATCCGCGCACACGGCCTCCCGGTCCTGCTCCGGAATCTGGTCCAGCTTATTCAGCACGAAAAACCAGCGCTTGCGGGCCGCCCAGCGCCGGACCTCGTCCTGGACCCTGAAATTGGCCCGCTTGTCCGGGCTGCCGACGTAGACCACGATGTCCGCCCGTTCCACCAACCGACGGGTGCGCTCCAGATGCACGGACTCCGTGCTGTCCACGTCCGGAGCGTCGATAAGAACCGTTCCGGACAAGCGGTGATCAATGGTCACCACATCCGCTTCGTCCAGAAAGGTGAGATGCTGTTTGTCCGCCGGGGCCGCCGCGACATGGGCGTGAGTGGTCTTGGGGCGAATCGTGGCCGAGGTCGGGCTGAGACCGGGCTTGTCCAGCAGGGCGTTGAACAGTTCGGACTTACCCACCCCGGTCCCCCCCAGCAGCACGATGCACACCGGACGGTCCAGATATCCTTCGAAACCACCAGAACCGGCTGCTTCGCCATCCAGGACGGTCACGGCCCGCTCCAGGCGCAGGGCCATGGTCTGGGCCGCGGAAAGGCGGTCGAATGACCGGACTTCCTGGATCAGCTCCTGAATCCTGGCGACGATCCGCCGGGAAAATAATTGTGGCGCGGTCATGGATGGTCTCCTGGTTCGCCGTGTTTTGGCCAATCCGCCCGAATCGCCTCCGCGGCGGCCAGACAGGCTTCAGGATCGGCCTCATTCAGGGCGCGAATCCGCTCTTGCCAACCCTGCGCAAAAAACGGTTCCGCGAGATGCTCGCGCAGATGGGCCTCCAATTCATCCCGACGCTGGGCCCGCCATTTGGCGTCGGCCTTTTCCAAGATATCCTTGAGTTTGAGTTCCTCGAACATCTTCAACACCGTTCCCGCACCCAGACTCCCGGCCCCTGCGGCCCCGGCCACGCCGAGCTGACCCATAGCGCCAAAGACTCCACCGGACACAGCCAGATCCAAAACCAATGCCGCGCCGCCCAGCAATACCAGCATTTCCGACAACGTTCCCACCAGGGAGCCGTACCAGGGATGCTGTCGTGACCAGTCCCGGACGTCGGCCCGGAGCGCCTCCTTCCAATCGTCGCGCACCGGGGGCGGTTCGTGTTCCTGAAACTGCCGGGCCGCTTCCCGGCAGTTCTGCGCGGAAAACAACTCCGCCTCCGTGGAAAAATCCCGTCGCCAGGCTTCCAAAAGCACGTCCACGGCTTCTTCCAAGCGCCGCTGTTCCAGTTGTCGGCGATCCCGCAACACCGCACGGCCTTCGGTCTTGCGAAACCGTGTGAACAATTTGCGTACGGAAAACAGCATGCCCGCTGCCTGGGCCATGGGAAACGTGACGATCCGCAACCAGCCGGGCCGACTTTCCTTGACCACGTCAATGATCAACTCCACCAACTCCCCGGCGGGAAACTGGGACCCGGCGATCCGCTCGCTGACCTCGACGATTCGCTGATCCGCGG contains the following coding sequences:
- a CDS encoding HDOD domain-containing protein: MAFHTRGQDFLNQIPEIQQDLPVSPQLFQTLFLLTSEQSSSSLVDIAKVVEKDQGLTVRILTMANSAYYGLQSQVGSVHRAVMILGLQEVRKLVLLLNIRSLEQRLDATLFDVSTHWRHQVDVAHAAKIMAGHAPGADPEELFTIGLLHDLGKMITALYRPDDWKAILELRSTKNVPLFMAEDAYWGLDHALIGAMTLKSWFLPASLTEPINWHHAPELAKDFGMQARMIRLADVLVLHQLDHHGRDWPETNLPAKDIRDLQLPEDLEHNLIPEMRASGRTDLFLRGLGIAA
- a CDS encoding M48 family metallopeptidase, with the translated sequence MQTLILIVVSAALLAKVIWEGWLILLNMREVRRRRHAPPKALREVMDEATYRKSVEYTLAKSRFGLFGEVYGAVVLVAVLFSGLLPWAYDLFGGGSSASVWREGLYLVAVMILLSLPGLPLDHHAQFRLEERFGFNNSTMRLWITDKIKGLILGVIIALPLLAGILFLIDWIGPWWWIWAFVVFFVFQLVMMVLYPMLILPWFNTLTPLPEGELRQRLMALADRTGFKAKTIQVMDGSKRSGHSNAFFTGFGRFRRIVLFDTLIEQLSEEELEAVLAHEIGHYKLGHIPKMLALSAGFGLVSFALLAWLLQSPAFIEAFGFHHAQSGAGPAFLLFALVAGLFTFWLSPLMNRLSRNHEYQADRFAREKGPGADPMIGALRKLSEKNLSNLTPHPLYSAFHYSHPTLLEREAALSGQNRGRSA
- a CDS encoding YicC/YloC family endoribonuclease, whose amino-acid sequence is MITPGQARSMTGFGTCQVQDDHGRQSWEIRTVNSRYLEVKWRIPGYCRRLESAWEKIVRDHLARGRVEISLDLRLSRPDAACPTLDTAQARGMVDQMRALAEQTDIPFHPDLNQLFHHSGLWRDPSGDLPESLVDSLVAGLRTALRDVQETRSREGRALSVDILERLEHLSRISTTIRDQVSQLAPKRMEVLRERVDALLQGCNQHRESAPLVLDEPRLLQEFALLADRLDVSEELTRLSAHLNEAVRILTKLPDPGRRLDFLFQECLREISTCGNKTQDADISRDVVAFKAELEKCREQVQNLE
- the gmk gene encoding guanylate kinase, with the translated sequence MAGEPGRSRQGILMVISAPSGTGKSTLINRLRAEFPRLAFSVSYTTRAPRAGEQNGREYHFVDMETFIRLRDADELAEWAEVHGNFYGTSRPAVQAMLEQGLDVLFDIDVQGSRQLRQAFAQGAFIFLFPPSMRVLEQRLRGRGTETEESLAKRLANARRELEQADFFDYWIVNNDLESAYRDLRSVYQAEGLRKSCNAGLVEQVLAN
- a CDS encoding tetratricopeptide repeat protein, with translation MAEPSVKTPSNEHSRQTKERIKGVFSSQVLTKIGTGTTMRKSIQKSYFFVQELDDGTIEVQPLNVNYVPSGPKQILSKDEFLEKFSPEPEFYTITVMPKMRELEKTIARGDRHRKRGETFSAEMEYGSAVRVDEENVRANFGLGLTYLERGATDKAQDIFERLVKLEAAYESEHKHLFNEFGINLRKNKMIDQALDYYARALELSKNDENLYYNIARVCLEKKDIPKTVEMLTKALEINPEMPEAHKFMDFLKSKGLAKT
- a CDS encoding glycosyltransferase produces the protein MHVHHHTTLQSQGGTARVALNLMDWLSRQGVTSSHSFEIQDGADSGERLQPSAVAEHVRHSTNLPSSQIVVHLHGSGDWPTCLEGFAANPHGLVITLHDCRLLTGGCAYPLECGFWKTGCREACPQNLPAPAHHHQAVFRLLATLRPLLISPSAWLSRMVRESHPQAQIQTIPNAVPEKPGPLAIKSAAVKTAMKRELGIDVAGKVVLFVAHGGKQARYKGGHLWDRIWKHIKKGEPRAVALAVGGDALRRSGDFLELPYLDQEHLSRCMNAADVLVYPSLADNHPLIILEAMSRGLPCAAFASGGIPEQIIHEHSGLLAPLGDVNRLAASALNILRNPRLGNQLAKTAQDRFIRLFQMEHMGHRHLRLYADLPRF
- the pyrF gene encoding orotidine-5'-phosphate decarboxylase — encoded protein: MPELIVALDTPDLNSALHLVDRLRRHTRWFKVGLELFSAVGPRVVETLRSRDCDVFLDLKYLDIPNTVQAAARVAAGLGVNMLTIHLSGGQRMVQAALEGVRRGTPSSASVPLVVGVTMLTSLNQEDLSWMAKPGDKAAPDPGGLALVLAEHARRWGVDGVVCSAQEAAGIKSITDAACICVTPGIRMPSDQQTKIAQDDQSRALTPAEAVAAGSDYLVVGRPITRADDPARAAESIMQSMAATIERRHPWPNLP
- the recJ gene encoding single-stranded-DNA-specific exonuclease RecJ, with translation MPERRHVRNLAADLDISPLLVNLLWSRGVRTTEEMDLFLSPGLRHLAQPEQWCGLTAAGETLAKAIAQGRKPAIWGDYDVDGITSTALLLLFFQARGVEADHHIPHRQTEGYGLNITGIEDLARRGIGLLITVDCGISHLREVARAKELGMTVVVSDHHLPGPDLPAADAIMNPKIGDCPCPNLAGVGVAFLLAAVLNRMLPGEPLDMRQFLDLVALGTVADIVELTGQNRILAKNGLTMLKEGKRPGILALKEVCGYKPGAVLDEDRVGFGLAPRINAAGRLGHAETALRLLLAREMTEARELAKELDGYNTHRRDIGKEIQEEALRLALEQKDRFGLVLHAPHWHEGVIGIIASKVAETHYRPAIILTDHESGHLKGSGRSIPEFSLYEGLVACQHLLDGFGGHSQAAGLRLRRDNLAAFQEAFNAAAARALDNTPPKPTLILDAPLNFGEIDYDLLKELELLAPYGADNPKPLFLSPSVTVRNRKPVGADHVFLDLRDDEAGVTMRAKAWNQAENLPRSVAGKSMFLAYTPKFNEFNGVTSIELALRDWALQG
- a CDS encoding DUF370 domain-containing protein, which gives rise to MSKTSLLNIGYGNFVVSSRIITIVNPTSSPMRRLREEAKADKRLIDATQGRKTRSIVITDSNHVILSAIQAETIGQRYTVRDDGPDEDK
- the tatC gene encoding twin-arginine translocase subunit TatC, producing the protein MTLMDHLGELRSRLTRSAVAAVLGFLICYAFSKQLFGIMMLPLMEVMPPESTLIFTGLPEAFFTYVKTAFVAGLFLVSPYIFYQIWQFIAPGLYEHERKYMIPIAAISALFFISGALFGYYIVFPFGFEFFMGYADEMIRPMPSLREYFSFSLKLLLAFGVIFELPLFIFFLARLGLVTPASLRKKRKYAILLSFVVAAILTPPDGITQILMSGPLIILYEISIYVAHFFGKKKKPKPTDDEEEDAKQ